Part of the Bifidobacterium crudilactis genome is shown below.
TCATCCCCGGCCCCCTTGCCCACGAATCAATCCCCCTGGATGTGCTTCCATACTCAGTGTAGGCGACAGGCTGCATGGATGCGCCGTGGGGCAACGGCACATCCTCGGCAGCTTAGACCTGTGTGATCTCAGGCGTGGAACCGATGGCTTCGGGGTGAACCTGGCGCAGGCGGTTGATTGCACCGGTGTGCGTTTCGTGCCTCCACGAATAGACGATGAGCAGCACTACTGCGAACACCGCGAACGGAACACCGGCCAGAGCAGGGAGGTGATAATCGCCGCCGTCGGCAAGCGCAATGCCTCCGACCAGAGAACCGACGGCATTACCCAGATTGAAAGCCACCTGAACCGCAGCTCCGCCAATGAGTTCGCCCCCGCCTTCTCCCGCCTCGACCATCAGAATCTGCTGCGGTGATGAAATGAAGAACAGGCCGAACGCCACCCAGAAAGTCAGGATTCCCGTGCTCACGGCTGAGCCCGGTATCAGGAACACCAGCAGCAGGCCGATGGCCGAAATGGATTGACCGAGCGCCGCGGTGCCCGCATGCCTCCAGTTGTCGGTCAGCATACCGCCGCTCAAACCCCCGACGACCATGCCGAACCCGGCCAACATCATCAGCGCGGGGACCACCGAAGCCGAGAAACCACCGATATGGATGAGCCAGGGCGAAACATAGCTCCACCAGCAGAAGATGCCGGTGTTGCCGACGAATACCGCACCCAGAATGAACCACGGTCCACGTCTGCGTAGAAAACGGAATTGCCCCGCGATGCCGGCATCGTTGATTGCCGCCACATCCGGTACCCACAACACCACGAGGAGCAGCGTCAGCAGAGCCCATATGCTCAGCGCGGCGAAGGTCATACGCCAGCTCATATGCTGAGCGAGGAGCGTACCTGCAGGCACCCCAATCATATTTGCCACGGTCTGACCCGTCACCATCATTGACACGGCTTTGGCCTCTTTGCCTGGGTCTGCGACGGACTTCGCAATCAAGGTGGCCGTACCGAAGAACGCTCCATGAGGCAACCCGGCAATGAATCGCGCGGCTATCAGCATCGGAGCGTTCAGCGAAAGAGCGGACAGCAGGTTGCCGATGATAATCAGCACGATGAATGCCAGAATAAGACGTTTAGGCGGGATTTTTCGTCCGAAGACCAGAATGACCGTACCCGCACAGACGCCGATAGCGTATGCGGATATGAAATGTCCCGCAGAGGGTATGCTCACGTGCATCGCCTCGGCCGCCTGGGGGAGTATCCCCATCATCACGAATTCCGCGGCACCGAGCGCGAAGGCGCCTGCGGCCAGTGCAAGTAAACTCTTCTTCATCGTCGCTCTCTCAAGCTCATCGTGACTTCCTTCTTGGCGTCACTGCGAACACGCTAAAAACAAGACCAAGGTATCACCAGGTTTATACCCGTCATGGCACGGTTTTGCGCCTGATTCGACGGCTCCGCCCATAACGCAAAAAACGGTTCCGCATAATCATGCGAAACCGTTCCCTGCATCCAGATGCACCATGTTGTTTGCGGCGTGCGCTCGATACTTCACGCACTGCGACAAAAGATCCACAGGATCATTTGTCGGGGTAGGGGGATTTGAACCCCCGGCCTCTTCGTCCCGAACGAAGCGCGCTACCAAGCTGCGCTATACCCCGGTACAACGTGTCAGATGTTACACCGACCCCGGACCAAACGCCAAACGAAGCGAATCACGGGGTTTCGCAAGATGGTGTCCGGGGCATCCGGCACCTGCTGCGCCGCGTCGCTCGAAGTCTTCAATACCTTCGGGCAGACTCGTCCCGACCCGCGTGTATTGGCTCCTGCGTACACTGTGGGCTTATGACCGAGTCGAATCAGCATGTATCGCCAAGCCAAGTCTCCGACCAGCAGGAGCAGAGCCAAAACCCCGAAGATTCCGCAGTACGAACGATGACCACGGTCGAGCGTGCCACATTGCTGCTCGACCAGGATGGTGCGATTCAGCAACGCGTGGAGCAGGGCGCTTCCCTTGATGAGGCGATAGACCCCAGCAACGCCCAATTTGGGTCGAACGCCCATCCGGAGCAGGTGCAGATGCGTGTGGCCAAGCGGGCCATGATGCTCAAGGAAGGACTGGAACCGTATCCTGTCCACTTGAACGTCACGACGACGATTGATGAGCTTCGTGCACGGTACGAGGGCACTTTGGAACCTGGTCAGGAAACCGAGGACGTGGTCGGCATAGCCGGACGAGTGCTGTTCCTGCGCAACGGCGGTGGGTTGTGCTTCGCCCAGCTGTCAGCCGGTGACGGGGTGCGCATTCAGGCGATGATATCGAAGCGTGAGGTAGGAGCCGATTCTCTCAAGCAGTTCAAACAGCTGGTTGACCTGGGAGACCACCTTTTTGTGCGGGGGCGTGTTATCGCCTCCAAAACCGGAGAGCTTTCCGTATTCGCCACGGATTGGGCGATTGCCGCAAAGGCGCTTCAGCCTCTGCCCGCCTTGCATAAGGAGCTGAACGAAGAGCAGCGTACGCGCAAGCCGTATATCGGCATGATCGCCGACGAGCATATACGCAATATGGTTCGTCGCCGTTCCGCCACGGTTGCCTCACTGCGCAACACCTTCGGCAGTCATGACTTCCTCGAGGTTGAGACCCCTATGCTGCAGACCGTCCACGGCGGAGCCGCGGCGCGACCGTTCACGACCCATATGAACGCCTTCGACATCGACCTGTTCCTGCGCATCGCTCCTGAGCTCTTCTTGAAACGGTGTCTCGTCGGTGGCATCGAACGCGTCTTCGAAATCAACCGCAACTTCCGCAACGAGGGCGTCGACGCCACGCACGCACCCGAGTTCACCATGCTGGAGGCCTATCAGGCATACGGCACGTATGACACGATTGCGGATTTGGTCAAGGAACTCATCCAGGGCGCGGCGAAGGACGCATTCGGCTCCACCAAGGTCACCTTGCTGGATGGCACCGAATACGACTTCGGCGGCGAATGGAAAACCATGACCATGTACGGCTCGCTTTCCGAGGCATTGGGTGAGGAAATCACACCCGAGACCAGCGTGGAGCATCTGCGCTCAATCGCCGACAAGCTCGGGCTTGAGCAGGAAGCTGCGGAGAACCACGGCAAGCTGGTCGAGCACCTGTGGGAGCACTTCTGGGAGGACAAGCTCTACGAGCCGACTTTCGTCCGTGATTTCCCCGTCGAAACCTCTCCCTTGGTGAAGTCTCACAGGAGCATTCCCGGCGTGGTAGAGAAATGGGATCTGTATGTTCGTGGATTCGAGCTTGCCACGGGCTATTCCGAGCTCAACGATCCCGTGGTCCAACGTCAGCGCTTCGTCGAGCAGGCGAAGATGGCGATGGCCGGTGATGTGGAGGCCATGGATATCGATGAGGACTTCCTCGAAGCGCTCGGTGTCGGCATGCCCCCGGCCGGAGGCATGGGCATGGGCATCGACCGCTTGCTCATCGCGCTGACGGGTGCGACGATACGAGAGACGATTACATTCCCTCTGGTCAAGCCACTGAACTAGCGGCCTTGTCGCCGGTGGTGACGCTAGCGGCGGGTTCGCTCATGTTCGGACACGGTCGTGTTCATGTACGTGGCCTCGGTAACACAGCCCTGACAACACATCTCTGACAACAGTGCGCTGACAACATAGACTGAGCAACATGAATTGGAAGCTGTGGATTAAGGGTCTCAGGCCCAAGACCCTGCCTGCCAGCGTCGTCCCCGTTCTGGTGGGTGCTGCCTCGGCATGGCGGGGATTGCGACAATCGACGGTGTGCCCTGATATCTACCCTGTTCCACGCTCATGCATCACCGCACTGAACATCTACCATGATGCGGTATCCCGTTTTGCAGCCGTACTGCTCGCCTGTGCGATGCTGGCCTTGTTTCTGCAGATAGCCGTGAATTTCGCCAACGATTATTCGGATGGCATCCGAGGGACCGACGCCTCAAGAAGTATCGATGAGGCGGAGGGCGGAAAACCCGAACGTTTGGTCGCATCTGGCGTCCGGCCCGTCAACGTGTTGGCTGCAGCCGGGGTCAACGCTGCGATCGCCTGCATATTCGGTATGGGCGTCGTCTTGCTTTCAGAGCAGTATCTCTTGCTGCCCGTAGGCGCGGCATGCCTCCTTGCCGCTTGGTTCTACACAGGTGGAAAGCATCCTTACGGCTATATGGGCTTGGGGGAGCTGTTCGTGTTCCTGTGCTTTGGTTGCGTGGCAACCTTGGGTACGCAGTACGCGTTGGCCGGGCGAGTCGACCTGTTCGGCGGCATCGGAGCACTGTGCACGGGACTGCTGTCATGCGTCATGCTGATGGTGAATAATCTGCGTGATGTGCAGGATGATGCGGCATCGGGGAAGCGGACTCTTGCCGTCCGGCTTGGTCGCCGCCGTGCCGAGATGCTGCTCTTTGCGGTGTTGGCGGTTCCTGCGATGATTCTGCTGATTGCCGGCCTTCTGGCACTGTATGCGAATGCGGCCCGCTTGTGGCCAGCAGCGCTTCTGTCCGTCTGGTGTCTGCGCTTCCTGTGGTCGGTGGCCGTTGCGGTACGTGAGCGGCGTTTCGCCGCCGCGTTGCCCCTGAGCAGCATGGCGTTGCTCACCTATGGTGCCGCGCATATCGCCGCGATGCTGCTGAGCGTGTGATCGGCCCGCCGTCCGTGGCTTTGAACAAAGCCGGTCACGGACGTCTCCGGAGGTGTCGGCATCGTCCGATTTCCGGTCAAAGTGTCCGCATAGAATGCGTGTATGACATACAAACTCATATTGCTCCGGCACGGCCAGAGCGCATGGAATAAAACCAATCAGTTCACCGGCTGGGTTGATGTCCCCCTGACCGAGCAAGGTGTCGAAGAAGCCAAGCACGGCGGCGACCTGCTCAAGGAAAAGAACGTCCTTCCGGACATCGTGTTCACCTCCTTGCTGCGTCGCGCCATCAACACGGCGAATCTTGCCCTCGACGAGGCAGACCGCCTGTGGATTCCGGTAAAGCGCAGTTGGCACCTCAATGAGCGCCACTATGGAGCTTTGCAGGGGAAGAACAAGGCAGAGATTCGTGAGAAGTACGGCGATGAGAAGTTCATGATCTGGCGCCGTTCCTACGGCACTCCGCCGCCTGAAATCGATCCGAATGACGAGTTCTCGCAGAACGGTGATCCCCGCTATGCGGGTGAGCCCGTACCCGAGACCGAGGCGCTCGCTAATGTCGTCGAACGCGTGACCCCGTATTGGGAGAACGAGATCATCCCCGAGCTCAAGGCCGGCAAAACCGTGCTTATCGCAGCTCACGGCAATTCTCTGCGTGCGATTGTGAAGATGCTTGACAACTTGAGCGAAGAGGAAATCTCCAAGGTCAACATTCCTACGGCCATACCGCTGCTGTACGAACTCGACGAGAACTTCAAGCCTGTCAAGCCCCGTGGCGAGTACCTTGACCCGGAAGCTGCCGCGGCCGGTGCCGCAGCGGTTGCGGCTCAAGGCCAGCAGAAGAAGTAGTCTGAGCCAAGAATCGAAGGATGCCGCGTTTCCCGGGCGTATGTGTTCCGGGGAACGCGGCATCTGTTGTTTGGCGTTCGTCATCCGCCGGGAAAACCGGTGTGTGGTCGTTTGTGTAGGGATTTACGAGTAGCTCGGACACAACAAGAACGAAAAATCGCCGTTTATCACCGGTTCAACCGGTGATAAACGGCGAAATCCCTACACAAAAGCTGGACGGGCCGGTGATGTTGCCCGAAAAACTCAGTCGGGGTCCTCTCCACCGGGTTCTTTGGTGGGGTCGAAG
Proteins encoded:
- a CDS encoding phosphoglyceromutase, whose product is MTYKLILLRHGQSAWNKTNQFTGWVDVPLTEQGVEEAKHGGDLLKEKNVLPDIVFTSLLRRAINTANLALDEADRLWIPVKRSWHLNERHYGALQGKNKAEIREKYGDEKFMIWRRSYGTPPPEIDPNDEFSQNGDPRYAGEPVPETEALANVVERVTPYWENEIIPELKAGKTVLIAAHGNSLRAIVKMLDNLSEEEISKVNIPTAIPLLYELDENFKPVKPRGEYLDPEAAAAGAAAVAAQGQQKK
- the menA gene encoding 1,4-dihydroxy-2-naphthoate octaprenyltransferase, encoding MNWKLWIKGLRPKTLPASVVPVLVGAASAWRGLRQSTVCPDIYPVPRSCITALNIYHDAVSRFAAVLLACAMLALFLQIAVNFANDYSDGIRGTDASRSIDEAEGGKPERLVASGVRPVNVLAAAGVNAAIACIFGMGVVLLSEQYLLLPVGAACLLAAWFYTGGKHPYGYMGLGELFVFLCFGCVATLGTQYALAGRVDLFGGIGALCTGLLSCVMLMVNNLRDVQDDAASGKRTLAVRLGRRRAEMLLFAVLAVPAMILLIAGLLALYANAARLWPAALLSVWCLRFLWSVAVAVRERRFAAALPLSSMALLTYGAAHIAAMLLSV
- the lysS gene encoding lysine--tRNA ligase, whose protein sequence is MTTVERATLLLDQDGAIQQRVEQGASLDEAIDPSNAQFGSNAHPEQVQMRVAKRAMMLKEGLEPYPVHLNVTTTIDELRARYEGTLEPGQETEDVVGIAGRVLFLRNGGGLCFAQLSAGDGVRIQAMISKREVGADSLKQFKQLVDLGDHLFVRGRVIASKTGELSVFATDWAIAAKALQPLPALHKELNEEQRTRKPYIGMIADEHIRNMVRRRSATVASLRNTFGSHDFLEVETPMLQTVHGGAAARPFTTHMNAFDIDLFLRIAPELFLKRCLVGGIERVFEINRNFRNEGVDATHAPEFTMLEAYQAYGTYDTIADLVKELIQGAAKDAFGSTKVTLLDGTEYDFGGEWKTMTMYGSLSEALGEEITPETSVEHLRSIADKLGLEQEAAENHGKLVEHLWEHFWEDKLYEPTFVRDFPVETSPLVKSHRSIPGVVEKWDLYVRGFELATGYSELNDPVVQRQRFVEQAKMAMAGDVEAMDIDEDFLEALGVGMPPAGGMGMGIDRLLIALTGATIRETITFPLVKPLN
- a CDS encoding MFS transporter — encoded protein: MKKSLLALAAGAFALGAAEFVMMGILPQAAEAMHVSIPSAGHFISAYAIGVCAGTVILVFGRKIPPKRLILAFIVLIIIGNLLSALSLNAPMLIAARFIAGLPHGAFFGTATLIAKSVADPGKEAKAVSMMVTGQTVANMIGVPAGTLLAQHMSWRMTFAALSIWALLTLLLVVLWVPDVAAINDAGIAGQFRFLRRRGPWFILGAVFVGNTGIFCWWSYVSPWLIHIGGFSASVVPALMMLAGFGMVVGGLSGGMLTDNWRHAGTAALGQSISAIGLLLVFLIPGSAVSTGILTFWVAFGLFFISSPQQILMVEAGEGGGELIGGAAVQVAFNLGNAVGSLVGGIALADGGDYHLPALAGVPFAVFAVVLLIVYSWRHETHTGAINRLRQVHPEAIGSTPEITQV